A single Cyclopterus lumpus isolate fCycLum1 chromosome 1, fCycLum1.pri, whole genome shotgun sequence DNA region contains:
- the rnf24 gene encoding RING finger protein 24, producing the protein MSSDSPHYSFRMPNIGFQNLPLNIYIVVFGTAIFVFILSLLFCCYLIRLRHQAHKELYAYKQVIQKEKVKELNLHEICAVCLEEFKQKDELGICPCKHAFHRKCLIKWLEVRKVCPLCNMPVLQLAQQAGSTDAPVPIQQPLPGIENLV; encoded by the exons ATGAGCTCCGATTCCCCTCACTACAGTTTCAGGATGCCAAATATAGGGTTCCAGAATCTTCCCCTTAATATCTACATTGTGGTGTTTGGGACAGCCATCTTTGTCTTCAtcctcagcctcctcttctGCTGCTACTTAATAAG GTTACGGCACCAGGCGCACAAAGAGCTATATGCATACAAACAA GTCattcagaaagaaaaagtaaaagaacTAAATTTGCATGAG ATTTGTGCAGTGTGCTTGGAGGAGTTCAAACAGAAAGACGAGCTGGGGATTTGTCCGTGCAAACATGCCTTTCATAGGAA GTGCCTCATTAAGTGGTTGGAGGTGAGGAAAGTGTGCCCGCTGTGCAACATGCCCGTCCTGCAGCTCGCCCAGCAGGCCGGCAGCACGGATGCTCCGGTGCCAATACAGCAGCCTCTCCCCGGCATCGAGAACCTGGTGTAG